Proteins from a single region of Carassius auratus strain Wakin linkage group LG36F, ASM336829v1, whole genome shotgun sequence:
- the phactr3b gene encoding phosphatase and actin regulator 3b isoform X1, with protein MATSDGSEDCVVRRGRSQSDPSILSDTRVVYTNSSDVMDQHRALHSGCLVSGVRTPPIRRNSKLASLGRIFKPWKWRKKKNEKLRQGSTGPERKGPSRPNRDDLVRKGLTEAGMESGQACGVSPDEAGSPARDGSDGEEHEDEPMAPLASNTEDLGSDEDNLSAARDATEMIDTEGELEQSEDEEKSCVEASSRGASVGPPEAPEHHEPKKEEAPPLREVHTPPARLPVKLLTRMGSLDSTHSNQSRPAPATLPRNFTLPKDALRGRICTPTGSPHLGLMPPSCIIEELHRALATKHRQDSFHGKEMRSSPRRRSDGRLSRTSSTENEPSAEVQNQKEAEENKENMRLDEYYSDPDSWNESVISGTLPRRIRKELLAVKLHNRPSKQELEDRNIFPVRSDQERQEIRQQIEMKLAKRLSQRPAVEELESRNILKQRNDQTEQEERREIKQRLNRKLNQRPTVDELRDRKILIRFSDYVEVAKAQDYDRRADKPWTRLSASDKAAIRKELNEFKSSEMEVHASSKHLTRFHRP; from the exons ATGTGATGGATCAGCACAGAGCGCTTCACTCCGGTTGTCTGGTGTCGGGGGTCCGAACTCCCCCCATCCGCCGCAACAGCAAACTGGCCAGCCTGGGACGCATCTTCAAGCCCTGGAAGtggaggaaaaagaaaaatgaaaaactgaGACAGGGCTCTACAG GGCCGGAGAGGAAAGGGCCCAGCAGGCCGAATCGTGACGATCTCGTCAGGAAGGGTCTGACAGAGGCTGGCATGG AGTCGGGTCAGGCGTGTGGCGTGAGTCCAGACGAGGCAGGATCCCCGGCGCGGGACGGGTCTGACGGAGAGGAGCACGAGGACGAGCCCATGGCTCCGCTGGCCAGCAACACTGAGGATCTGGGGTCTGATGAGGACAATCTGTCCGCAG CACGAGACGCCACAGAGATGATAGACACAGAAGGGGAACTTGAACAAAGTGAGGATGAGGAGAAGTCCTGTGTTGAAGCCTCGAGCCGAGGGGCCAGTGTGGGGCCCCCTGAGGCCCCTGAGCACCATGAGCCGAAAAAAGAGGAGGCGCCGCCGCTCAGAGAAGTCCACACTCCTCCAGCCAGACTTCCTGTGAAGCTGCTGACTCGAATGGGTAGCCTTGACA GTACCCACTCTAATCAGAGCCGGCCCGCTCCTGCCACGCTGCCCAGGAACTTCACCCTGCCCAAAGACGCCCTGCGGGGCAGGATCTGCACCCCCACCGGCTCCCCTCACTTAGGTCTGATGCCCCCTAGCTGCATCATCGAGGAACTGCACCGTGCGCTGGCCACCAAACACCGGCAGGACAG TTTCCATGGAAAGGAGATGCGTAGCTCACCCAGACGGCGCTCAGATGGACGGCTGTCCCGCACCTCCAGCACTGAGAATGAGCCGAGCGCAGAGGTGCAGAACCAAAAAGAGGCTGAAGAGAACAAGGAGAACATGCGTCTGGACGAATACTACAGTGACCCGGACAGCTGGAACGAGTCCGTCATCTCTG GTACACTTCCACGACGAATCAGAAAAGAGCTTCTGGCAGTAAAGCTGCATAACAGACCCAGCAAACAGGAGCTGGAGGACAGGAACATCTTCCCCGTGCGCAGTGATCAGGAACGCCAGGAGATCCGCCAGCAGATCGAAATGAAGCTTGCCAA GAGACTGAGCCAGAGGCCAGCGGTGGAGGAGCTGGAGAGCCGGAACATCCTCAAAC AGAGGAATGACCAGACAGAGCAAGAGGAGAGAAGGGAAATCAAGCAAAGGCTAAACAGAAAG CTGAATCAGCGGCCCACGGTTGACGAGCTGCGGGACAGAAAGATTCTGATCCGTTTCAGTGACTATGTGGAAGTGGCCAAAGCTCAGGATTACGACAGAAGAGCAGACAAGCCCTGGACCAGACTATCTGCTTCAGATAAG GCGGCGATTCGCAAAGAGCTGAATGAGTTCAAGAGCAGCGAAATGGAGGTTCATGCGTCAAGCAAACACCTGACAAG GTTCCATCGACCATAG
- the ppp1r3db gene encoding protein phosphatase 1, regulatory subunit 3Db isoform X2 produces the protein MPLFGGGCKESSERMESHAHGSGPALWFSSGFSEVSRPVKTFHLRDIYSPKPTPQRTPVAIRPPSPKPGPPQEPVVRRRKSCEPEPKPIMRRRAKSLSSSSEEHACRNMQVRFVDSLGLELEDVKFFKASEDPTVPVHVITRLLASSELASRKKLELSLPYFQPSFPDNMHAEAGFLKRLCQQRVCLEQVFCSELGIIGTVQVLNLAYEKEVTIRYSFTEWKSSAESKASWISTVHRDGPDPESDMFRFHLPVPPFILQPGAMLQFAFCYRVKGLEYWDNNGGLNYKLTCQTFKLTVPRECEDSLVHFT, from the coding sequence AAAGCTCAGAGAGAATGGAATCGCATGCACATGGATCAGGACCTGCCTTGTGGTTCTCAAGTGGTTTTAGTGAAGTATCTAGACCTGTCAAGACCTTTCATCTTCGAGACATCTACAGCCCCAAACCAACCCCACAAAGGACCCCTGTGGCAATACGGCCCCCCAGCCCAAAACCAGGTCCTCCCCAGGAGCCCGTGGTCCGGCGTAGGAAGTCGTGTGAGCCAGAACCAAAACCCATCATGAGGAGACGGGCTAAATCCCTCTCGTCGTCCTCAGAAGAGCACGCCTGCAGGAACATGCAGGTCCGCTTCGTAGATTCGTTAGGACTGGAACTGGAAGATGTGAAGTTCTTCAAGGCCAGCGAGGACCCAACGGTGCCGGTCCACGTCATCACAAGACTGCTGGCGAGCTCTGAGCTGGCCTCCAGGAAGAAGCTGGAGCTCTCTCTACCCTACTTCCAGCCTTCCTTCCCTGACAATATGCATGCCGAGGCTGGTTTCCTCAAGCGCTTGTGCCAGCAGCGAGTTTGCCTGGAGCAGGTGTTTTGCTCTGAGCTGGGAATTATTGGAACCGTGCAAGTGCTGAACTTGGCCTATGAGAAAGAGGTTACGATACGATACTCGTTTACCGAGTGGAAGAGCAGTGCGGAGAGTAAAGCGAGCTGGATCTCCACCGTGCACAGAGATGGGCCAGATCCGGAGTCGGACATGTTTCGTTTTCACCTGCCTGTACCGCCGTTCATCCTGCAACCAGGTGCCATGCTTCAGTTCGCCTTCTGCTACCGGGTCAAAGGACTTGAGTACTGGGACAACAATGGTGGACTTAATTATAAACTGACCTGCCAGACGTTCAAACTGACGGTCCCCAGAGAGTGTGAAGACAGCCTGGTGCATTTCACTTGA
- the ppp1r3db gene encoding protein phosphatase 1, regulatory subunit 3Db isoform X3, whose amino-acid sequence MESHAHGSGPALWFSSGFSEVSRPVKTFHLRDIYSPKPTPQRTPVAIRPPSPKPGPPQEPVVRRRKSCEPEPKPIMRRRAKSLSSSSEEHACRNMQVRFVDSLGLELEDVKFFKASEDPTVPVHVITRLLASSELASRKKLELSLPYFQPSFPDNMHAEAGFLKRLCQQRVCLEQVFCSELGIIGTVQVLNLAYEKEVTIRYSFTEWKSSAESKASWISTVHRDGPDPESDMFRFHLPVPPFILQPGAMLQFAFCYRVKGLEYWDNNGGLNYKLTCQTFKLTVPRECEDSLVHFT is encoded by the coding sequence ATGGAATCGCATGCACATGGATCAGGACCTGCCTTGTGGTTCTCAAGTGGTTTTAGTGAAGTATCTAGACCTGTCAAGACCTTTCATCTTCGAGACATCTACAGCCCCAAACCAACCCCACAAAGGACCCCTGTGGCAATACGGCCCCCCAGCCCAAAACCAGGTCCTCCCCAGGAGCCCGTGGTCCGGCGTAGGAAGTCGTGTGAGCCAGAACCAAAACCCATCATGAGGAGACGGGCTAAATCCCTCTCGTCGTCCTCAGAAGAGCACGCCTGCAGGAACATGCAGGTCCGCTTCGTAGATTCGTTAGGACTGGAACTGGAAGATGTGAAGTTCTTCAAGGCCAGCGAGGACCCAACGGTGCCGGTCCACGTCATCACAAGACTGCTGGCGAGCTCTGAGCTGGCCTCCAGGAAGAAGCTGGAGCTCTCTCTACCCTACTTCCAGCCTTCCTTCCCTGACAATATGCATGCCGAGGCTGGTTTCCTCAAGCGCTTGTGCCAGCAGCGAGTTTGCCTGGAGCAGGTGTTTTGCTCTGAGCTGGGAATTATTGGAACCGTGCAAGTGCTGAACTTGGCCTATGAGAAAGAGGTTACGATACGATACTCGTTTACCGAGTGGAAGAGCAGTGCGGAGAGTAAAGCGAGCTGGATCTCCACCGTGCACAGAGATGGGCCAGATCCGGAGTCGGACATGTTTCGTTTTCACCTGCCTGTACCGCCGTTCATCCTGCAACCAGGTGCCATGCTTCAGTTCGCCTTCTGCTACCGGGTCAAAGGACTTGAGTACTGGGACAACAATGGTGGACTTAATTATAAACTGACCTGCCAGACGTTCAAACTGACGGTCCCCAGAGAGTGTGAAGACAGCCTGGTGCATTTCACTTGA
- the phactr3b gene encoding phosphatase and actin regulator 3b isoform X2: protein MATSDGSEDCVVRRGRSQSDPSILSDTRVVYTNSSDVMDQHRALHSGCLVSGVRTPPIRRNSKLASLGRIFKPWKWRKKKNEKLRQGSTGPERKGPSRPNRDDLVRKGLTEAGMESGQACGVSPDEAGSPARDGSDGEEHEDEPMAPLASNTEDLGSDEDNLSAARDATEMIDTEGELEQSEDEEKSCVEASSRGASVGPPEAPEHHEPKKEEAPPLREVHTPPARLPVKLLTRMGTHSNQSRPAPATLPRNFTLPKDALRGRICTPTGSPHLGLMPPSCIIEELHRALATKHRQDSFHGKEMRSSPRRRSDGRLSRTSSTENEPSAEVQNQKEAEENKENMRLDEYYSDPDSWNESVISGTLPRRIRKELLAVKLHNRPSKQELEDRNIFPVRSDQERQEIRQQIEMKLAKRLSQRPAVEELESRNILKQRNDQTEQEERREIKQRLNRKLNQRPTVDELRDRKILIRFSDYVEVAKAQDYDRRADKPWTRLSASDKAAIRKELNEFKSSEMEVHASSKHLTRFHRP, encoded by the exons ATGTGATGGATCAGCACAGAGCGCTTCACTCCGGTTGTCTGGTGTCGGGGGTCCGAACTCCCCCCATCCGCCGCAACAGCAAACTGGCCAGCCTGGGACGCATCTTCAAGCCCTGGAAGtggaggaaaaagaaaaatgaaaaactgaGACAGGGCTCTACAG GGCCGGAGAGGAAAGGGCCCAGCAGGCCGAATCGTGACGATCTCGTCAGGAAGGGTCTGACAGAGGCTGGCATGG AGTCGGGTCAGGCGTGTGGCGTGAGTCCAGACGAGGCAGGATCCCCGGCGCGGGACGGGTCTGACGGAGAGGAGCACGAGGACGAGCCCATGGCTCCGCTGGCCAGCAACACTGAGGATCTGGGGTCTGATGAGGACAATCTGTCCGCAG CACGAGACGCCACAGAGATGATAGACACAGAAGGGGAACTTGAACAAAGTGAGGATGAGGAGAAGTCCTGTGTTGAAGCCTCGAGCCGAGGGGCCAGTGTGGGGCCCCCTGAGGCCCCTGAGCACCATGAGCCGAAAAAAGAGGAGGCGCCGCCGCTCAGAGAAGTCCACACTCCTCCAGCCAGACTTCCTGTGAAGCTGCTGACTCGAATGG GTACCCACTCTAATCAGAGCCGGCCCGCTCCTGCCACGCTGCCCAGGAACTTCACCCTGCCCAAAGACGCCCTGCGGGGCAGGATCTGCACCCCCACCGGCTCCCCTCACTTAGGTCTGATGCCCCCTAGCTGCATCATCGAGGAACTGCACCGTGCGCTGGCCACCAAACACCGGCAGGACAG TTTCCATGGAAAGGAGATGCGTAGCTCACCCAGACGGCGCTCAGATGGACGGCTGTCCCGCACCTCCAGCACTGAGAATGAGCCGAGCGCAGAGGTGCAGAACCAAAAAGAGGCTGAAGAGAACAAGGAGAACATGCGTCTGGACGAATACTACAGTGACCCGGACAGCTGGAACGAGTCCGTCATCTCTG GTACACTTCCACGACGAATCAGAAAAGAGCTTCTGGCAGTAAAGCTGCATAACAGACCCAGCAAACAGGAGCTGGAGGACAGGAACATCTTCCCCGTGCGCAGTGATCAGGAACGCCAGGAGATCCGCCAGCAGATCGAAATGAAGCTTGCCAA GAGACTGAGCCAGAGGCCAGCGGTGGAGGAGCTGGAGAGCCGGAACATCCTCAAAC AGAGGAATGACCAGACAGAGCAAGAGGAGAGAAGGGAAATCAAGCAAAGGCTAAACAGAAAG CTGAATCAGCGGCCCACGGTTGACGAGCTGCGGGACAGAAAGATTCTGATCCGTTTCAGTGACTATGTGGAAGTGGCCAAAGCTCAGGATTACGACAGAAGAGCAGACAAGCCCTGGACCAGACTATCTGCTTCAGATAAG GCGGCGATTCGCAAAGAGCTGAATGAGTTCAAGAGCAGCGAAATGGAGGTTCATGCGTCAAGCAAACACCTGACAAG GTTCCATCGACCATAG
- the ppp1r3db gene encoding protein phosphatase 1, regulatory subunit 3Db isoform X1 — MPLFGGGCKGAFVLFLPSMKKSESSERMESHAHGSGPALWFSSGFSEVSRPVKTFHLRDIYSPKPTPQRTPVAIRPPSPKPGPPQEPVVRRRKSCEPEPKPIMRRRAKSLSSSSEEHACRNMQVRFVDSLGLELEDVKFFKASEDPTVPVHVITRLLASSELASRKKLELSLPYFQPSFPDNMHAEAGFLKRLCQQRVCLEQVFCSELGIIGTVQVLNLAYEKEVTIRYSFTEWKSSAESKASWISTVHRDGPDPESDMFRFHLPVPPFILQPGAMLQFAFCYRVKGLEYWDNNGGLNYKLTCQTFKLTVPRECEDSLVHFT, encoded by the coding sequence AAAGCTCAGAGAGAATGGAATCGCATGCACATGGATCAGGACCTGCCTTGTGGTTCTCAAGTGGTTTTAGTGAAGTATCTAGACCTGTCAAGACCTTTCATCTTCGAGACATCTACAGCCCCAAACCAACCCCACAAAGGACCCCTGTGGCAATACGGCCCCCCAGCCCAAAACCAGGTCCTCCCCAGGAGCCCGTGGTCCGGCGTAGGAAGTCGTGTGAGCCAGAACCAAAACCCATCATGAGGAGACGGGCTAAATCCCTCTCGTCGTCCTCAGAAGAGCACGCCTGCAGGAACATGCAGGTCCGCTTCGTAGATTCGTTAGGACTGGAACTGGAAGATGTGAAGTTCTTCAAGGCCAGCGAGGACCCAACGGTGCCGGTCCACGTCATCACAAGACTGCTGGCGAGCTCTGAGCTGGCCTCCAGGAAGAAGCTGGAGCTCTCTCTACCCTACTTCCAGCCTTCCTTCCCTGACAATATGCATGCCGAGGCTGGTTTCCTCAAGCGCTTGTGCCAGCAGCGAGTTTGCCTGGAGCAGGTGTTTTGCTCTGAGCTGGGAATTATTGGAACCGTGCAAGTGCTGAACTTGGCCTATGAGAAAGAGGTTACGATACGATACTCGTTTACCGAGTGGAAGAGCAGTGCGGAGAGTAAAGCGAGCTGGATCTCCACCGTGCACAGAGATGGGCCAGATCCGGAGTCGGACATGTTTCGTTTTCACCTGCCTGTACCGCCGTTCATCCTGCAACCAGGTGCCATGCTTCAGTTCGCCTTCTGCTACCGGGTCAAAGGACTTGAGTACTGGGACAACAATGGTGGACTTAATTATAAACTGACCTGCCAGACGTTCAAACTGACGGTCCCCAGAGAGTGTGAAGACAGCCTGGTGCATTTCACTTGA